The following DNA comes from Xyrauchen texanus isolate HMW12.3.18 chromosome 21, RBS_HiC_50CHRs, whole genome shotgun sequence.
GCTTGGAGGGTCTCCTCAGCGCTCCTGCATCGGGTCAGAGCCCCACTCCCCGCCGCGGCTCTCCCTGCTTCCCCCAGCTGCGTGGCCCCACCCAGATGCTCTGTCATGCCAGGTAatactcaggggagagtggagactccaccctcaggcaacccagctgatttggagtcgattcggcaaggcacaggtagacctgttcacctcccagGAATCCTcaccactgcccgctctggtatgccttgaCGGcagctcccctcggcacagatgcgctggcacacagctggccttgagggctgtgcaaatatgtgttcaccCCTGTGAGCCTAATTGCACAggttctgtgcaaggtcagggaggatgaggagcaggtcacccaAATGGCTctgtactggcccactcagacctggttcCCGGACCTCACACTTCTCATGACAGCTCcgccctggtgaattcccctgagggaggaccttctttctcagggacggggcaccctctggcacccacacccagacctctggaatctccatgtctggtccctggacgggacgcggcaGAGCTAACTGGTCTACCGCCCACTGTGGTTAACACCATCACTCAGGCCACAGccccttctacaaggcagctttactccctgaagtggcgtatcttcgctaagtggtgttcatTCCGGAGTGAAGACCCCTAGAGCTACgtagtcgggtcagtgctttccttcctgcaagagaagttggatgggcagctgtccccctccactcccaaggtttatgtagctgctatagcagtACACCACAACATTGTTCAAGGTAAGTCCCTCGGTAAGCacaacctgataatcaggttcctgagaggcgccaggaggctgaacccACCTAGACCACACCTCTTTCCCCttatgggacctctccatggtcctctcaggcctatTGAGAGCCCCCTTTTAGCCCCTCGAGTCAGTTGAGTTGAAGGcagtctctctgaagactgccctcctgaccgcgctcacttccatcaagagggtcagggacctgcaagcgttctctgtcagcgaagagCACCTATAGTTCGGTGCGgaagactctcacgtgatcctgaggtgctcatgtgcccaaggttcccatgacccccttcagggatcaagtggtgatcCCACAAGTGCAGACAAAGcctgtccggtgcatgctttgtgcatctatttggatcacacgcagagctttagatgctctgagcagctctttgtctgctttggtggacagcggaaagggaacgcttgcccactggatcgtggatgccatagAGTTGGCCTACCAGGTCCAGtcagtgcccgcccccttgcaggttcgaggttaaaagttaaacatttaaatgttttgaattgtaAGGGATGTGCTTTCATCCTCACCTGTTTCAGGGTGCCTTTGCCAGCAATGAGTCGGCCCAGTGCACATCCAGGCACCAACAGTATAGAGGACAGGGCCAGAAGCCAGCCAAGTGTATATGCCCAGCCCGGGTACACATACCAGCGGTTAAAAGTCAGGGGCTGGTACTCCACAAGAGAATAAACAAAAGACACCTGAAAATGGACAGAAAGGTATATGGGAAGAACGGACAGAAAAGAAAAATGGGAATAAGAACAtccaaacttgaaaaaaaaaaaagcatttacaaCCAAATAAGCTTCATAAAgacattgtttgtcttttttaaaagGCATCTTTGAAGCCCTAATAGATGATTGGAATGAAGAGGTGCTTACCAGAGACACAAGTGGAGTCAGATATTTCCAGCACAACATGAATATGAAGTTGGGTCGTGATCTTGTCATGTTTTCAATGATGTCAAACATTCTTTCAGCCCCTGTGGTATGTAGGGTTTAACTGAGCAACTGACTTTTAAACAATGCTCTAATAGTCTGTTGCAAATTTGTATGCTAAGGCAATTTTCTGTAGCTTGTGTGCGTCTCACCAAAGATCCAACCCATTGCCAGAGACTCAAACACAGACAGGAACAGAACACAGGCTCCATTGCAGgcataataatcaaacaactgGAATACATACATCCCCCCCTGCAGATCACAAAACAACATTACAACTCAGGATAAACTCTCACAAACCCATTATAAAGTTATATTGTGCTGTCTagttaaaatacatttcaaatggcaTGTTGGGCCCAtatatttacttttcatattaAACCAAGGCCTAACCTTTATATaatcagttattttttttttggtgttataATAACTCATTTTGTTCagttcactctctcacacacaaacacactctccccTAACCTCTGTGACCATGGCAAGCTGTCCAAAGAAGCAAATGAGACAGAGGAGAAGAAGTAACATTTCTCGACGTCCAGCTTTGCGCAGCAACATGGGGAAAAGGTCCATTACTGATGTAATGACACTTTCCATTGCAACAAACTTAAAGGGATGTAGAGCACAGGTGCATTAGAGCAATATCACtgaaattaatgtaatatttagaATGAACAGAATGTATTCTAATTGTTCTAAATGCACTTCCTATTTGTTTAAAAACActgaatcaaaattattatttgtagtaaTTGATAGCATGCCACATGTGTTATATAGATATTAGATTAGGTTGAAATTAACCGAGATCACATGGCGTgcccaaaaaaaattaataaaacttaaaaaaaaaactgttgtaaacaaaaaggaataatttttttttcagattctcggaccactgttggtaggcaCTCACCATTGCTGACCGGGAGCCCCCCACAACCCTggtgaaaagaccagcattgctggtcatcagcttatgttgtgttttgggtgctgatCCCCAGCATATGATGCTGGTGTCCCCAgcaggcttttaaactagcttaaccagatTCATTGGAAAGACTATGCTGGTCAACTAGCTTCACCAACTACGgtttgctggtgaaaagcatggctatgctgaccagcaccaaaccatcaacaaccagcatagaccagcatgagaattgcatgctggttaagctggtcttttcagcagggaagccttgccatttcagagatgctctgagccAGTCGTCTGGCAGTAATAATTtggccttgtcaaagtcactcaggtcttcaCTTCTGCCCATTTCTCCAACATTCAACACTCTGactatgttttggctcatcagtgtatatatatttatacgaagttgtatatttaacatttactgtaaatgtatatttaaacatttgactTAAGACAAATAAACTAGCATGGCAGCTACTGTGGTTTTCTCCTATCAGTGGCATCGGCTCTCCATTTCCCCTAATTATTTTCTACCCTATTTATTCCCTCCCCGTGCGCTGTCCGGTGCCAAAATGTCTTTTCAGTTTTTGTTAAGTCGAGTCTTTTTTGTTCTCCTGTTAGTttgttttctttctgtctgtttgtctgcagACCCTGCTTGACttaaagattttacatttttCCTGTTGCATGACTCCTCTTTTGGTCTGCCCCTTACTGGATTTGTTTGTCTGTTATTACTCCCTGGTCTCTCTGTTTTTGGACCCTGATTCAATTCTTGGACTTTGGCTTATATCTTGTCCCTCAGGCATTGTTGTTTGCCAATCCCAAAAATATGATGTGTGAGTTTACGCTCACCTGTGTGTCTATCCCCAGCAAAATAATCATGATGAAGAAACATACAGCCCACAACTGAGAGAGAGGCATCATTGCTACTGCCTGTGGATAAACTATGAACGCAAGGCCTGGacctgagagagaaaaaaagagagaaaaagcatTTCAAATTCATTACTTCAGTAAATTCTCATATTGCAATACTGTATGTTGGTAATTTTATTTATCTTCTTAAAATACCCatagcattttaattaaatattgcaGTACCTGATTCTGCAACCTCCTCAATAGGGATACCTTGCTTATTCGCCATGAAGCCCAGAACTGAGAACACCGCAAAGCCAGCCACCACACTGGTGCCACTGTTTAGTAGGCACAGTTGCAAGGTGTCCCTGTTAGGGCACACATGGACATTATACAAACACTTACGTACACATCAGTGTTATTCGTTTTCTGGCATCTGCTGGctgaacatatatatttttttaaatcacaagaagcagtacacaaatatttaaaataaaatgtaaaataattgccCATGCAGGGTTCACATTCACAAGAACATATGTATGCAACACAACAAATAGTTCACACTTGTCCATTTGTTTGTTCATCATTTACACATTCATACTGTTGTTTAATTGACAATAATACTAACCTGTAGCAGTTGTTGTTGTATTGATTGTAGCTGCCTAGTACAGTGAGAGTTCCAACACACACACTGTAGGAGAAAAAGATCTGAGCTCCAGCCTCCATCCAAACCTAggaagcacacacacacctgatctATATTCACTACTATATTAATActacatttatgtaaaaaaaagtttttttctactttcagaAAGAAACATACTTTTCACTGGTTTTTGAAGTACTTGTTGAAGTGCTATCAGAATtgtcctacttcccacttctgaagtagTAATTACGAGTACATAGTGTTAACgtgctttgttgtcggaaagaacaggaaacatggatgacgccaggttcattcattcattcatatttcttgaggaacttttattttaacACATAATAAATGTTACTTATTTAGCTGGCTGACGATAATATAATTTTGgccaaatacaagctattttcacattgtaaaaatgtacaacatgtatAGAATGGttactgatatacataaatgaatatgaccaaaatggcatgttaaaaaaattagctgtatttagaaaaatgaacaaaacttgtcattcactacagacacggtactctcctccaccatgttgaaagtttaagaCTCCTCTCATCTCGGAAACTCGGGTATAATCTAGAATTCTGAGTTTCCGACTTGAACTTCTGACTCCGctgggtcattcatgtgctcagAACTCGTAATTATGATATTTCTGAATCCACTTGAAGGGCACAATTGCTTatgtgaaaaatgcatttttttaatgcattttataatTGCTTATACTATTAATACTAATCAACTGATCTAGCCTTTGCCTTAAAATGTGGTAACAAGGTCCCATGGAGGTAGAGGGCAGATAAGAGTACCTGTGGGTCAGAGAGGCGGGCTGGTTCAGGGTACAGGTAAAACAAAACCCCCTGCAGGGCTCCAGGCAGAGTCAAACCACGAATCAACAACACCAGTAACATCACGTAAGGAAATGTGGCTGTGAAATACACAACCTGCAGGCACAAATCAAAATGGTTATTGCAAAATTAGAtgaaaatatattgattttaGACAAACTTCTCTCAGATGACATTTTTACACACCTTGCCTGTAGATCTGACTCCTTTCCAGATACAGAAATAACATATGATCCACATTACAATGAGACACAGAAGAATTTCCCATTTGATCTTACCCATCTCCTCAATACCGCCAGAGATTGACAGCACTCTGCGTCTGTACAATGACagtaaagagacagagagagaatgcaagaaacaatacatttttgcatttcatttttactattaattaatatacattttattctgcTTAACCCTTGGATGGTCTTCAAGATCAAGTCCCTATTTTGAATCTGCTTGGAACAATTGACCCATTTTTTATCTTCAATTTCAAAGGCTCTGTCTCGATTCCTCTAGGTAGCAGCAAacactaaaattataaaaacaaatgttgtcacaATACACAAATCTGAAAGGCAGGGGACGCCGCAACGCAGCTTCAAAAGTCTTGTAATAAAAAAGCTTCA
Coding sequences within:
- the LOC127661352 gene encoding sodium- and chloride-dependent GABA transporter 2-like, translated to MKRIDGQIEERGYWGSKAEFLLAVAGNVVGLGNVWRFPYLCYKYGGGAFLIPYLVFVVTCGVPLFLLETAMGQYTREGSITCWHRLCPLAEGIGYAGQMILLYSCMYYIIILAWALFYLVFSFSSQLPWASCDNTWNTDECVNLAAKNLTLNRTAQINSTSASTEFWERRVLSISGGIEEMGKIKWEILLCLIVMWIICYFCIWKGVRSTGKVVYFTATFPYVMLLVLLIRGLTLPGALQGVLFYLYPEPARLSDPQVWMEAGAQIFFSYSVCVGTLTVLGSYNQYNNNCYRDTLQLCLLNSGTSVVAGFAVFSVLGFMANKQGIPIEEVAESGPGLAFIVYPQAVAMMPLSQLWAVCFFIMIILLGIDTQFVAMESVITSVMDLFPMLLRKAGRREMLLLLLCLICFFGQLAMVTEGGMYVFQLFDYYACNGACVLFLSVFESLAMGWIFGAERMFDIIENMTRSRPNFIFMLCWKYLTPLVSLVSFVYSLVEYQPLTFNRWYVYPGWAYTLGWLLALSSILLVPGCALGRLIAGKGTLKQRWLHLCSPDKNLPLTCKERGEIQEMTLTEMQGMVRRKTEEHGH